The genomic stretch AAAAACTAGGTAATGAGCTTGGGATTTTAATTGATTGTCCAAAGCAAGATTTAAAAGCAGCCACTTTTCCTGAAATTGCTGAAGGGATAATAAGGGTGAGAAAAGGAAATCTTATTATTGAACCTGGCTATGATGGTGTTTATGGAACAGTAAAGATTTTTTCACAACAAAAACCCAAAGCCTCATCTAAACAAACAACTCTTTTTTAGTGATGACTATTGGCATTCCACAAGGTTTAATTCATTTTAAAGAACCATATTTTTGGAAGATTTTTTTTAATAATCTTGGTTTTAAAACAGTGCTTTCCCCTTTGACAAATAAACAAATTGTTAGTCTTGGGATAAAAGTTGCTGACCCTGAAACTTGTTTTTCAAATAAAGTTTATTGGGGGCACTTAATGTGGCTGGATACAAAATGTGATTTCATTTTTGTTCCAAGGCTAAAAACAAATAAAGAAAAACTTGAATATTGTCCTAAATTCTTTGCTTTGCCTGATTTGGCAAAAATGATAGTTAAAACCCCGATATTGACCGAGGTGTTTGATGAAAAGAAACAAAGATTTATTAGGAGCCTTAAGAAGTTAGGCGCAAAATTAAATAAGAGCTCCAGGGAAACAAAACAGGCATATGAGCTTAGTTTATTGGAAGTTAAAGAATTAAAAGATAAAGAAAAACAAAGTTTTTTAAATAAAATATCATCTAAAAAACCAAAGATTGTTCTCGTCTCCCATCCATATAATCTTTTTGATAGCTATGTAAATTTAAGGGTAGAAGAAAAGTTAAAAAAACTAGGGATTGAACCAATATTTATAGATGAAGTTTCTCAGGATATGTCTGACAAAACAAAGATTGACCGAAATAATAAAGATTCTTTTAAAATAGATTTTCATTGGGAGTTTGGAAAAGAAATAATTGATAAAATAAATGAAACTTTTAAATATAATATTGTTGGAGCTATTCAAATATCTTCTTTCCAGTGCGGTTGCGATGCAGTATTAAAAGAGTTTGTTGAAGAAGAGTTTAGATCAAAAAAAATTCCCTTTTTATATATTATTGTTGACGAACACACTGGCGAAGCTGGCCTTCAGACAAGATTAGAGGCTTTTATTGATACACTATGAAAAATAAATCAAATAAAAAACAAGTAGTCACTTTTGCCCGTTGGGGAAATTACAGTATTGTTTTTGCTTCGCTTTTAAAGCAATTGGGCATGGAAGTTATCTCTCCTGAAAAGTCTAATCCTAATACAATTATCCAGGGGGCTAGAATAACGCCAGACATGTTTTGTTTTCCAATGAAGGCGACTATTGGCAGCTATTTGCCAGCCTTAGAAAAAGGGGCCAAAACAGTTTTTATGGTTCAAAATGTTGGAGGGTCTTGCCGTCAGAGATATTATGGAATTATTCAAGACAAGATTTTAAAAGAAGATGGCTGGGATATTAATTTCGTTGATTTAAGAACAACTCCAAAAGACATTTACACGAAACTTAAAACTGCTTCAGGAGTTTCAACGCTGGAATTTATTAAAATAGCAATTTTCTTTTTTAAAGAATTAAGATTAATTGAAAAGCTTGAAAAAATGTCTCAGTATTACAGGCCAAGAGAGCTTGAAAAAGGAAAGACTGATAGGGCGCTTCAGTGGGCGCTTTTAAAGCTTGAGAATTTAAATCAAAGAAAAGATTTCAAAAACACTAAAAAGCAAATCTTAAAAAAGTTTTCTGAAATTCAGATTGATAAAAATAAAAAGTTTCCTAGAGTTGCTATTATAGGAGAAATCTATACTGTTTGTGATTCAGCTGTTAATTTTGAACTTGAAAAGAAAATGGGACTGGAAAGAATAGAAATTTACAGGCAGATGGATTTAAGTTATCATTTAAAGAAATTATTGTATCCTTGGAAAGATTGGATAATACAAAAAACAATAAATCCTTATCTGAAATCAACTGTTGGCGGACATGGCAGAGACGCTGTTTACGAAATGCTTGATTATGTTAAAAAAGACTTTGATGGAGTAATCCAGGTTTTGCCAATGGCTTGTATGCCAGAGATAACTATCAGGCCAATCTTAGAAAGGATTCATCAGCAAAGTAAAATTCCTTTTTTATCTTTGTCTTTAGACGAACAGGTTGCTGAGGCTGGGATGAATACCAGGATTGAAGCTTTTGTTGATGTAGTGTTTAATTATTACAAAAGTAAAAAAACATGAAAACATATTTAGGAATTGACGTTGGTTCTATTTCAACAAAAGTAGTTTTAATTGACGACGAGGGTAAGATTATCTACTCTTCTTATTTCCGGACAAAAGGAGACCCAATAAAAGCTATTCAGGAGGGATTAAAAAAATTAGAAAATAGTATTAAAGAAACTAATTTAAATGTTGAGATATCTGGAGTCGGAACAACGGGTTCGGCCAGACACTTGGCAGGAGTTATTACTGGTGCCGATTTAATTAAAAATGAAATTACTACTCATGCCAAAGGAACTTCTTTTTTAGTTCCTGACGTTAGAACCATTCTTGAGATTGGGGGCCAGGATTCAAAAATCATTATTTTAGAGGATAAAGTGGCAGTTGATTTTGCTATGAATCTTGTCTGCGCCGCGGGAACAGGTTCCTTTCTAGATGCTCAGGCGTTTAGATTAAAAGTGCCCATTGAACAATTCGGTGAACTGGCACTAAAATCAGAGGGGGCTACTGCTATTGGTTCTAGATGTACTGTATTTTGCGAATCAGACATGATTCATAAACAGCAAATCGGTCACAAAGTAGAAGATATTGTTGCTGGTCTTTGTCAGGGTTTGGCAAGAAATTTTTTATCAAATGTTGCGAAAGGAAAAAACATCAAACCTCCAATTGTATTTTTGGGTGGGGTTTCTCAAAACATAGGA from Patescibacteria group bacterium encodes the following:
- a CDS encoding acyl-CoA dehydratase activase; amino-acid sequence: MKTYLGIDVGSISTKVVLIDDEGKIIYSSYFRTKGDPIKAIQEGLKKLENSIKETNLNVEISGVGTTGSARHLAGVITGADLIKNEITTHAKGTSFLVPDVRTILEIGGQDSKIIILEDKVAVDFAMNLVCAAGTGSFLDAQAFRLKVPIEQFGELALKSEGATAIGSRCTVFCESDMIHKQQIGHKVEDIVAGLCQGLARNFLSNVAKGKNIKPPIVFLGGVSQNIGMKKAFEDTLEQEIIVPEHNTVMGALGAALLIKEHSPQKTKFSGFEVSNKDIKCTSFDCKDCPNQCEVIEARIDGEILARWGDRCGKWSNLSISN
- a CDS encoding acyl-CoA dehydratase activase-related protein yields the protein MTIGIPQGLIHFKEPYFWKIFFNNLGFKTVLSPLTNKQIVSLGIKVADPETCFSNKVYWGHLMWLDTKCDFIFVPRLKTNKEKLEYCPKFFALPDLAKMIVKTPILTEVFDEKKQRFIRSLKKLGAKLNKSSRETKQAYELSLLEVKELKDKEKQSFLNKISSKKPKIVLVSHPYNLFDSYVNLRVEEKLKKLGIEPIFIDEVSQDMSDKTKIDRNNKDSFKIDFHWEFGKEIIDKINETFKYNIVGAIQISSFQCGCDAVLKEFVEEEFRSKKIPFLYIIVDEHTGEAGLQTRLEAFIDTL